One genomic region from Microcystis panniformis FACHB-1757 encodes:
- a CDS encoding YbjN domain-containing protein, which translates to MTTESLATSEAIESMTDEFLASTSSHQEMIEMVISTLQQNDTAMVQHTEKGYLWKFQYGSVEVFVQLTGESDDDFLTVWSSVLKLPVKDELGLTRKLLAMNCAETFESHFAIMNDQVVVISQRTVADLSAGEISRAITLVATVADNNDEMLRESFGGS; encoded by the coding sequence ATGACCACGGAAAGTTTAGCGACTTCAGAAGCAATAGAGTCAATGACCGATGAATTTCTGGCTAGTACGAGCAGTCACCAAGAAATGATTGAAATGGTTATTTCTACTCTGCAGCAGAATGATACTGCTATGGTACAACATACAGAAAAAGGTTATCTTTGGAAGTTTCAGTATGGTAGCGTTGAGGTATTTGTACAGTTAACTGGGGAAAGCGATGATGATTTTCTAACGGTGTGGTCTTCTGTCCTCAAATTACCCGTTAAGGATGAATTGGGATTAACTCGCAAGTTATTAGCGATGAATTGTGCCGAAACCTTTGAATCTCATTTTGCCATTATGAATGATCAGGTGGTGGTGATTTCTCAGCGTACGGTGGCCGATTTGTCTGCTGGGGAGATTTCGCGAGCAATTACTCTCGTGGCGACGGTAGCAGATAATAATGATGAAATGTTACGAGAATCCTTTGGTGGCAGCTAA
- a CDS encoding lipoate--protein ligase family protein → MMKCYENPLVAAKIWRYIPPIISSAEKQMAIDSWLLEQHRCGDHPPTLRFYQWSPPAISLGYHQRQYPDFWRDLTWQGQKISLVRRPTGGRAVLHQGDLTYMVINSGMKGNIRKVYCQICRFLITGWQNLGLELSYGAAGRGYIHSANCFGTATGADLVDNWGNKFIGSAQLQRGSSVLQHGSMVLEQDNSLFEQVFASAAPQKLNLAPDLTLQTIIATLKTAAEKCFDCQLLEQPLEDWEWRSIKKMNINTH, encoded by the coding sequence ATGATGAAATGTTACGAGAATCCTTTGGTGGCAGCTAAAATTTGGCGTTATATCCCTCCAATTATCTCATCGGCAGAGAAACAAATGGCGATCGATTCTTGGTTACTAGAGCAACACCGTTGTGGTGATCATCCCCCGACTCTGCGTTTTTATCAATGGTCGCCCCCGGCTATTTCCTTGGGCTATCATCAACGGCAATATCCCGATTTTTGGCGTGATTTGACTTGGCAAGGTCAAAAAATCTCCCTAGTTCGTCGTCCTACCGGTGGACGGGCTGTACTACATCAGGGGGATTTGACTTATATGGTGATAAATTCGGGGATGAAGGGGAATATTAGGAAAGTTTACTGTCAAATCTGTCGATTTTTAATCACAGGCTGGCAAAATCTCGGTCTAGAATTGTCCTACGGTGCTGCCGGCCGGGGATATATCCATTCTGCTAACTGTTTCGGTACGGCTACTGGTGCGGATTTAGTCGATAATTGGGGAAATAAATTTATTGGGAGCGCGCAACTGCAACGGGGTTCCTCGGTTCTCCAACATGGTTCGATGGTGCTAGAGCAGGATAATTCGCTGTTTGAGCAAGTTTTCGCCAGTGCTGCCCCTCAAAAGCTCAATTTAGCCCCAGATTTGACCCTACAGACAATTATCGCTACCCTGAAAACCGCCGCCGAGAAATGCTTTGATTGTCAATTGCTAGAGCAACCCCTAGAGGATTGGGAATGGCGATCAATTAAAAAAATGAATATAAATACTCATTGA
- the psbD gene encoding photosystem II D2 protein (photosystem q(a) protein), translated as MTIAVGRAPERGLFDALDDWLKRDRFVFIGWSGLLLFPCAFMALGGWLTGTTFVTSWYTHGLASSYLEGGNFLTVAVSTPADAFGHSILFLWGPEAQGNFTRWCQIGGLWPFVALHGAFGLIGFMLRQFEIARLVGIRPYNALAFSGPIAVFVSVFLMYPLGQSSWFFAPSFGVAGIFRFILFFQGFHNWTLNPFHMMGVAGILGGALLCAIHGATVENTLFEDGEGSNTFRAFEPTQAEETYSMVTANRFWSQIFGIAFSNKRWLHFFMLFVPVTGLWMSAVGVVGLALNLRAYDFVSQELRAAEDPEFETFYTKNILLNEGLRAWMAPQDQPHENFIFPEEVLPRGNAL; from the coding sequence ATGACCATTGCTGTCGGACGCGCCCCAGAAAGAGGGCTGTTTGATGCTCTCGATGACTGGCTCAAAAGAGACCGTTTCGTCTTCATCGGTTGGTCTGGTTTACTACTCTTCCCCTGCGCCTTCATGGCCCTAGGTGGATGGTTAACCGGCACCACCTTCGTCACCTCCTGGTACACCCACGGGTTAGCCAGTTCCTATCTGGAAGGCGGCAACTTCCTGACTGTGGCCGTCTCCACCCCCGCCGATGCCTTCGGTCACTCCATCCTCTTTCTCTGGGGACCGGAAGCCCAAGGTAACTTCACCCGTTGGTGTCAAATCGGCGGTTTATGGCCCTTTGTCGCTCTCCACGGTGCTTTCGGCTTGATTGGCTTCATGCTACGTCAGTTTGAAATCGCCCGTTTGGTCGGCATTCGTCCCTACAACGCCCTCGCCTTCTCTGGCCCGATTGCGGTGTTCGTCAGTGTCTTCCTGATGTACCCCCTCGGTCAGTCTAGCTGGTTCTTTGCCCCTAGCTTCGGCGTGGCTGGTATCTTCCGTTTCATTCTTTTCTTCCAAGGCTTCCACAACTGGACTCTCAACCCCTTCCACATGATGGGTGTAGCTGGTATCCTCGGTGGTGCGCTTCTCTGTGCTATTCACGGAGCGACGGTAGAAAATACCCTGTTTGAAGACGGTGAAGGTTCCAACACTTTCCGAGCTTTTGAACCCACCCAAGCGGAAGAAACCTACTCCATGGTCACTGCGAACCGTTTCTGGTCGCAAATCTTCGGCATCGCTTTCTCCAACAAACGTTGGTTACACTTCTTCATGCTCTTTGTCCCCGTGACTGGTTTATGGATGAGTGCTGTGGGTGTGGTTGGATTAGCGCTTAATCTACGGGCCTATGACTTCGTTTCTCAGGAATTGAGAGCGGCCGAAGACCCGGAATTTGAAACCTTCTACACTAAAAATATTCTGCTTAACGAAGGTCTGAGAGCTTGGATGGCTCCCCAAGACCAACCCCACGAAAACTTTATCTTCCCTGAGGAGGTTCTCCCGCGTGGTAACGCTCTCTAA
- the psbC gene encoding photosystem II reaction center protein CP43, which translates to MVTLSNIPTATGRDQSSTGFAWWSGNARLINLSGKLLGAHVAHAGLIVFWAGAMTLFETAHFIPEKPMYEQGLILLPHLATLGFGVGPGGEVVDTFPYFVAGVLHLISSAVLGFGGIYHAIRGPETLEEYSNFFGYDWKDKNQMTNIIGYHLILLGCGALLLVFKAMFFGGVYDTWAPGGGDVRIITNPTLNPAVIFGYLTKAPFGGEGWIISVNNMEDIIGGHIWIGLICIAGGIWHILTKPFAWARRAFIWSGEAYLSYSLGALSMMGFIAAVYVWFNNTAYPSEFYGPTGMEASQAQAFTFLVRDQRLGANVASAQGPTGLGKYLMRSPTGEIIFGGETMRFWDFRGPWLEPLRGPNGLDLDKIRNDVQPWQVRRAAEYMTHAPLGSLNSVGGVITDVNSFNYVSPRAWLATSHFTLAFFFLIGHLWHAGRARAAAAGFEKGIDRETEPALAMPDLD; encoded by the coding sequence GTGGTAACGCTCTCTAATATCCCTACCGCTACCGGTCGTGACCAAAGTTCCACCGGCTTCGCTTGGTGGTCCGGTAACGCTCGTCTTATCAACCTCTCCGGTAAACTGCTCGGCGCTCACGTCGCCCACGCTGGTTTAATCGTTTTCTGGGCCGGGGCAATGACCCTGTTTGAAACCGCCCACTTTATCCCCGAAAAACCGATGTACGAACAGGGTTTAATCCTGCTTCCCCACTTAGCTACCCTCGGTTTTGGGGTCGGTCCGGGTGGTGAAGTAGTCGATACCTTCCCCTACTTCGTCGCTGGTGTTCTGCACTTAATTTCTTCGGCTGTACTCGGTTTTGGTGGTATCTACCACGCTATCCGCGGACCGGAAACCCTAGAGGAATACTCTAATTTCTTCGGTTACGACTGGAAAGACAAAAACCAAATGACCAACATCATCGGTTATCACCTGATTCTCTTGGGTTGTGGTGCGCTGTTGTTGGTATTTAAAGCCATGTTCTTTGGCGGTGTCTATGATACCTGGGCCCCTGGTGGCGGTGACGTCCGCATCATCACCAATCCTACCCTCAACCCCGCAGTTATCTTTGGTTATCTGACCAAAGCTCCCTTCGGTGGCGAAGGCTGGATTATCAGCGTCAACAATATGGAAGATATCATCGGCGGTCACATCTGGATTGGCTTAATCTGTATCGCTGGCGGTATCTGGCACATTCTCACCAAACCTTTTGCTTGGGCGCGCCGCGCTTTCATCTGGTCTGGAGAAGCCTATCTGTCCTACAGCTTGGGCGCTCTTTCCATGATGGGCTTTATCGCCGCCGTTTACGTTTGGTTTAACAACACCGCCTATCCCAGTGAATTCTACGGTCCGACCGGTATGGAAGCTTCCCAAGCTCAAGCTTTCACCTTCTTGGTGCGTGACCAACGCTTAGGTGCTAACGTCGCTTCTGCCCAAGGCCCCACTGGTCTAGGTAAGTACCTGATGCGCTCTCCCACTGGTGAAATCATCTTCGGTGGTGAAACCATGCGTTTCTGGGATTTCCGCGGTCCCTGGTTAGAACCCCTCCGCGGTCCTAACGGTTTAGACCTCGACAAAATCAGAAATGACGTACAACCCTGGCAAGTACGCCGCGCGGCTGAATACATGACCCACGCTCCTTTAGGTTCCTTGAACTCTGTGGGTGGGGTTATCACTGACGTTAACTCGTTTAACTATGTGTCTCCTCGCGCTTGGTTGGCTACCTCTCACTTCACCCTCGCCTTCTTCTTCCTGATTGGACACCTCTGGCACGCTGGACGCGCTCGCGCCGCCGCCGCCGGTTTCGAGAAAGGAATTGACCGCGAGAC